Within the Tursiops truncatus isolate mTurTru1 chromosome 19, mTurTru1.mat.Y, whole genome shotgun sequence genome, the region TAGATAAACTGCCTGATCAACGACTGCCAGAATCAGGAACTCCTGGGCAAACCTACAGACTTCTGGAAAGAATCCTTCCTTTGTCAGCAACTCTTGGGAAACCTCCCTGCCTCCTGTAGCTAAGCTACACCACACAGAGCTCCAAGGGCAAGCCAGGCAGGGCCCTGGCACAACACTGCCTCTGTGAGGTCCCACATCTTCTGACCTGTGATGAAACCCAGCCCAAAGGGTGAGCAGGGCGGTGTCCGCTGTGACCACTGCATCACAGCCTGGGCTTCCCAGCCAGTTGGCATTTGTTTTGTTGAATCCATTTGGAGcacagaagaaaacatgaaaaacttTAGGGGAGAGCTGGAGAATGTCCCAGTTTCTCCTTCACCTGTGGTCAGCACAGAGCTGGCTGCAAGAAGGtggcttccctcccttcctctcaccACCCTGAGGCACGTGATGTGGGGACCCCCTAGGGAAGGCCAGCCCCCATGCTCACAGGAGGGAAATCCTTGACTGACCCCACGACCATGTCCTGAAGCTGACAGGGAAGATGATCGAGCACAGGACCACAAGCACTGCAGGCACTTTGCCTTCATGAGGCTTTGGGGCAACTCCTGTAGGAAATGCTGCTCTGGGCCAATTGGTTGAGACCAGGGAGGGCCCAGTCCAACATTCCTGGGAGGAAAGCTGGGCTGCAGAAGGGAGCTGGTCCCAGagctccctcccctctccatGGGTTGTTCAGGAGGCATGGATAGCAGTGCAGGCCTGAGAGGAACACTGTGGGGAGCACTCTGCAGGGGCCACTTGGGGAGGGGCCCTCACTGCCTTGGCAGAAGCCTGTCATCCTGCAAAGCTTACCTCACCTCCCACATAAAGCCATCACACATTCTTCTCTTCACAACCTCCCCAAGAACATTCTATCCAGCTTGCTGTGTTCACCGTTTCCTGTGGTGAGCCTTGTCTCCTACCCCGTCAGCATCCTGTCTGAGGACCAACCAGTTCTTACTCTTTCTGCACCTCCCTTCAGCTCCCAGCAGTGCTGAAACCTAACAGGTCTTTTCAGGCATCAGGACTATCAATGGATCCAAAGACACAAACTGATGCCCTGCTGGTTGAATTAGGGCCAGAAGTAAGCATTTGCTGGGTTAAGCACATGGTACTGCttaaatatgtgaattatattttaacaCTTTAAGATCAGATTTTCtggcttctctttaaaaaactaGAATGTCTGGGTGCATGGAGTCCACCCTGCTCTGTGGCAAAACTGGGCTGAGATGAGAAGCAGCTGTTCCTTTAGACAGGGCACGGTCACTAGCTTGCCCTAGTCCTCTGGACTAGATGCTATGGATGCCCTGTCCTGCTTCCTCTCAGCCCACCTCTGGGCTCGCCTGCAGCTGCAGTGCTCACGTGCGTGCTGACAGCTTCCCATGGCCAGTGCCTGTATCTCTCTGCTTCTTTGCCTGAGGACTTTCTCCACCACTAGTTGGCATTCAGAACAGCCCAGAAGTGCCAGGCGTTAAAAGCCCCTGCAAAGAAATTCTCGACTCATACAAGAGTCAGTGGATTAAAACCCACCCTCTTTCCTGCCCCTCAGTGGTACAATTCTGAGCACATTCCACATGATTATTCACAGGGTCCTCAGTCTGCTCCCAAGTCCTTGTCTCAGGGCTCACTTTTGGGGAAATTCAAGCTAAGATACCCTACTAGTCTCACTTTACCATTTTTACATCATCTGTCTGGCCCCACGAACACGGCCCTGAGAGCACATGCCCCTGATTAAGGGCTGTAGGATAggagcccccacccacccaggggcCTCCCAACGTCCCCGAGACAGAAGACTCACCTCCCCCGAGTAACTGTACTTGCCCCTGAGGATCTGCCGGTACAGCCGGGTGCGGTTGTCATCCTCAAAGGGCATGGTGCCACTGAGCAGGATGTAGGCGATGACGCCCAGCGCCCACATGTCGACTGAGTTGGTGTAGGGCTTGCGGACCAGTACCTCAGGGGCAATGTACTCGGGTGTGCCACAGGTGGTCTTCATCAGGCAGTCGTCACCCTTCTTGCGGGCACTGGCCAGGCCAAAGTCGGTGATGATGATCTTGGAGTCAGTGCCTGGGTGGTAGTAGAGCAGATTCTCAGGCTTGAGGTCTCGATGTGTGATGCCCAGTGCATGCAGATACCGGACGCCATCCAGTACCATCTGCAGCACTCGAGTGGCGTCACGCTCAGTGAAAGAACCCTTGGCGATGATGCGGTCAAAGAGCTCTCCACCAGTGGCCAGCTCCATCACCATGTACACGCGCTCCTGTGTCTCAAACACCTCCACCAGCTGGATGATGTTGGCGTGGCGCACCCGGCGCAGCACACGCAGCTCCGACTCACACACCTCCCGCCCCTCCCGGTACTTGGTCTCAATCATCTTAATGGCATATGGCTGCCGGGTTGCCCGGTGCTCCACACGCACCACTCGGCTGAAGCTGCCTCGGCCAATCAGGGCTTTGATGTCGTACTTGGCTGTCACACGTGGGTCGAACTTGGCCCTGTACTTAGCCACCCTGGCCCTGCGTGGTGGCTCTGAGGGAGGCTCTGTGTGGCCAGTAGTGGGGGCACCAGGGCAGGGGTTTGCACCCTGACTGGCTTCTGGGAACCCAGCTTTCAGAGGGCCAACACTGTCCACCTCTGTAATGAAGTGCTTGTACACATCGCTCTTAGTGCCACTGAAGGGCTCCACCTTCTTGACCAGATCCAGCTGGACATCCTTGGGCGGCTCGGGAAGGACCTTGCTTGTCCCACAGCCCATCACGGACACGGGGGCATCCTCTCTAGCGAGGCTGGCAGAACCTGCTCTGCAGGCAGTGCCCCGTCTACACCTACACAGACAGAAGAAAGGAACTCAGCATAGCCAGGGACACTTCTGGAGGGATCCCAGCCATCCTCCTTACCCCCTCCCCCCTGGCCCTGGATAAACCCAGACTGAAGACCTGACTCTGGTATGGTTCCCTGGAAGGGAGAATGGCTTTGGCCCCTGAGTGCTTAGAGCCCAGATGCCATGAAGGATCCACATGAAAGACTGGGTCTGAGTTCCGTGGTCTTGATGTACATCTCCAGGGGTATAATTTTCATGCTGCTCTTCAACTCTGAGGAGGGGCAGGAACATGCACCAGGCTCAGCTGTCActgcctccaccctcctccctacTCTCTCCCTGGGTCCCTTATCATAGTTGAAGTCCTatgttttttaaaggttaaaattaTTCCTCTTATTACTCTGACTCATCTTTTCTGAAACGGGGGCGTGGAGTGTTGGAGGCCTGTTCTCCAACACTATCACCCACCAGGGTGTAGAAAGCCACTTCCCCAAGGCCTCCTCCCTCATGGATACCTTCCTAGCCCTCTAGGCCTCCTGCAGGGGTTGATCCCCCACTGCAACAACCCACCACCACCCACTGCTCTGGGTGCTGCCCTAACCTCACTCTTCCCTGGATGGCTCGCACTACTTTTCTAATGCACCATCTTCACCCTGGCAGTTTAACACCCTGTTCCATGGTCTCTCACTTCCCCAGTTTACCACATAGATGGCTAAAATGCCACACAAGTCCCAGAAATGGCTAAAATCAATTCCAGTGAAGTAGGAACCACAAGCCTTAGCACACTGCCACCAGATAGCCACCAAACTAGCCTGCGATTCATTTAAGAGGCAGaggggggaacttccctggtggcacaatgcttaagaatccacctgccaaggcaggggacacgggttcgagccctggtccgggaagatcccacatgccatggagtaactaagcccgtgtgccacaattactgagcctgcgtgccacaactactggagtccacgtgcctagagcccgtgctccacaccaagagaagccaccgcaacaagaagcctgcgcaccacatcgaagagtagtccccgcttgccacaactagagaaagcccgcgcagcaaagaagacgcagtgcagccaaaaaaaaaaaaaaaagaggcagagcgGGCCTTGAGCTCAGAAAGGACACTAACAACTTCATCCAGATGAGACTCAGGCTGTGGATTGGGGCACTCTGCTTCCATGGGATGAGAATCCAGGAGACTTTCCCATTTGCTTTCCAGACAAAGATGTTCCAACTATTAATACCTTGTGGCTGGTGGGGCCCTGGACAAGTTGAAGTGCTGAAGTACCGTTTTCCAGAGGTCATTTCTATCCAGCCTGCCCTTCTCTAAGTCTATCTGTGGGCCCCAGGGGTGAAAGAAAAGAGTTGAGAATTTCCTATTAATTAGGATATACAGAATTGGGGATAAAATGATCAACTCAGAACAAGCGTTTACTGAACATCTACTAGCGATACAGGAATGAATAAGACGTCCAGTGCAGGTATATTTTAACATACCCAATACAGGCAAAACATGGTCGATAAACTCATCGTCTAAATGAAGAGCAAAACATCAAAACAGGTAATTTCAATATAACAAAGTAAATGTTAGGCTTGAGAAACAATAGTAGATACATGAATGACACAAGAATGACACAGGGATtagggaaagcttcctggaggaggcgacCCCCATGCTGAATTTGAAGTAAGAATGAGGCAGGTGAGGAAAGGTGGGAATGTTGTTTCAGACAGAGAGAATGACACACTCAAAGGCTCAGAGGCCCAGAGCAGCATCCCGTGCCTGGGAATGTGCAGTCTGGTGATGTGAAGACAGAACTGGGGGCTGAAGTGTTGGAAGGTCAGCAGGAACTAGGCTGTGGAGAGCAGCCCAAGTTATAGCGAGGAGCCAGGACCTTCCTGGGAGGTGAAAGGAAGCTACCAAAGGGTTTACAAGGAGAGGCGACTCTGTGTTTAGAAACAAGTATAAGGCTGAACTGGAGGAGGGTCAAAGTGGACTGAAAGGGCCAGTGAGGAAGGTAGCAGCACAGACAGGGTGGCGGAATGGAGAGAGGTCAGCAGGAGAAGTGACAGGGACTGGAGGCTGGACATAGGGGTgaaagggaggagaggacagCACTCCAGTCCCTCACTCCAGCTCCTGGGCAGAAGGTCAGGAGTGCAGCAGGAGGGACAGGCTTGGGAAGCAGTAGGAAGAGTTCAGTTCTGGAAGTGCTGCAGTGGGGTGGCTGGATGTAGAATCTAATGGTTGAAAAGATCTGGTcaaccaagggggaaagagggggataaaatgggagattggggttgacatatacacactgctttatatataaaatagataataaggacctactgtatagcacagggaactctactcgataccCTGTAATGACtgatatgggaacagaatctaaaaaagagtgcatatatgtatatgtataactgattcactttgctgtacaccagaaactaacacaacattgtaaatcaactacactccaataaaaattaatttaaaaacaaaaaagaagaaggaaaagagctagTCAGGGTCAGAGATTCCATGGCTGCCCAGGGGCAacaccaacccccacccccaacctgttTCAAAGCCAGCAAAAGATCCCATGAAAGGCAGCAGAGGGAGACCCAGGGAGGTTTTTGCTGGGGCACCTTGAGGGTCACAGAGAACCCACACAGAGGCCCTGAGTGAGAGTCTGAATCCAAGATGGTGGTAACTGACCAATGTGGCTAAGGTGGTGATAACTGACCAATAACTGACCAATGTTCCCAAGGAAAAAGCTCACCTCTGAAATGTACACAAGACCTTGATTACCAATCCATCAGACAAAAAGACCAAAGATTAAGGGCTCAGGTTTTAATCAGTATGTCAGTATGACTCTCAGCAGAATGAGATTTATCTTTCCTCACATAAGAGGAAAAGATTCCTCAACCAACATGGGCTCTTCAGGATTTGCTGCAGTTTTCACCCAAATGCCCAGGAGATCCCATACAGCAGCTTAGGAAATCATGTTTAAACACAGGCAtttagggattccctggtggcacagtggttaagaatccgcctgccaatgcagggtacacgggttcgagccctggtccaggaagatcccacatgccgcagagcaactaagcccgtatgccacaactactgagcctgtgctctagagcctgcgacccacaactactgagcctgtgtgccacaactactgaagtccacgcacctagagcccgtgctccaaaacaagagaagccaccgcaatgagaagcccatgcaccacaacgaagagtagcccctgcttgccacaactagagaaagcccgcgtgcagcaacgaagacccaatgcagccataaataaataaattaataaattataaaaaaataataaacaaaggcATTTAGAAACAAGGTTCTTTTTCACAGAGGCCAAAGATTAGAACTGTGGACTTTGGAATTTTGCAGACTCATCTCTTCCTTCAGGGAAAATACAAGACTTAATACAGTAAAGGGCTGcagctcaggaaaaaaaagctCTTGGGCCAGGATTCCTGAGGCAGAACACAGGCCCTGATACCCAAGACCGCACTGTGAACAACATCTACCACCATTCAGAGAGAAGACAAATTGCATGGGTGATGCAGCACAGCTACTCAGATGTCACTTCTTCCTGGAGAGGAGGTACAACCCTAGATCTGCAAAATAAGTAACTGTCTCCAGGTGTACCCACAGGCTCTTTTTGTTTAGATGTGCATATCTAGTCTGGTCCTGATGAGAAAAACTAAGGTTTACAAAAGAAAAGGGCTGACTTTTCACTTTAAACAAAGTCTAAGCAAGGATCTCAAGTCAGCAGTGAGACAGCCAAGGATTATCCCTCTCTGACCTTCCTTATTCCTTTCTGGGACACAGTTTCTCTCATATTTGTTCCAATTAGAAACTCTTCAAAGACAGGCTGATGCTGGTACTCCACCTTCCCAACTACAGATCAAGAGTGCAGGAAAGAAGGTACCAGCTCTGATGCGGGGAATTGCTGATGACCTCCAGGTGATCATAGCTGCTCCACACTCCAATCACATCTGTTAAATTCTCTTTTCACATCAGTTAGGTGAAAAGGCAAACAGGGACAAGGGAAGCAGCTGGCAAAATTCCTTCTGTGAAGAGGGCAAAGTGTTTTCCTGTCCTCAGCTCTCATGTATGTGCCCCCAGCAGAGTGACCAGGGTGGGGGTGAATGAGGAAAGCCTCGAGAAGCGACCTCCCAGGAAGGTCATGCTATGCCAGCTCTCACAAATCACTATTCTGTCTCATGACACCAATCCTAACACATCTTACAGAAAGTATTGAACTCTCTGGAGTCGGCCTCCACACCTTCAACTCCAAGCCTGACCCAAAGCACTCCTCAAAGAAGGTAAGCATATTGGACAGAGTGCAGCAGTAGGCATGAGCATTCAGCACTACTGTCCTCGCTAACACTTTATAGAAATGACATGCCAAAAAGGTAGAAACTTGTCCAAAGCCACTCAGATAGTGACAGTCGAGAATGAACCAAAATCTCATTCTCCATCCAGAGCTCCTTCCACCAAACCAGATAGACTCCAGAAGTGCCTGGGGCCTAGCTGAGCTCAGACTCACCAGGCCAAGGTCTCAATCCTTCCTCATACCACTCAGCTGATGAATCAACGAACCTTCaagaggatcttttttttttttttttaatttatttttggttgtgttgggtcttcattgctgtgcacgggctttctctagttgtggcaatcaggggctactcttcgttgcggtgcgcagccttctcattatggtggcttctcttgttgcggagcacgggctctaggctc harbors:
- the PSKH1 gene encoding serine/threonine-protein kinase H1 isoform X3 translates to MGCGTSKVLPEPPKDVQLDLVKKVEPFSGTKSDVYKHFITEVDSVGPLKAGFPEASQGANPCPGAPTTGHTEPPSEPPRRARVAKYRAKFDPRVTAKYDIKALIGRGSFSRVVRVEHRATRQPYAIKMIETKYREGREVCESELRVLRRVRHANIIQLVEVFETQERVYMVMELATGGELFDRIIAKGSFTERDATRVLQMVLDGVRYLHALGITHRDLKPENLLYYHPGTDSKIIITDFGLASARKKGDDCLMKTTCGTPEYIAPEVLVRKPYTNSVDMWALGVIAYILLSGTMPFEDDNRTRLYRQILRGKYSYSGEVPPPTAWSQRVGYCLFWKSRHQDALAQCVQPGQGLH
- the PSKH1 gene encoding serine/threonine-protein kinase H1 isoform X1, whose product is MGCGTSKVLPEPPKDVQLDLVKKVEPFSGTKSDVYKHFITEVDSVGPLKAGFPEASQGANPCPGAPTTGHTEPPSEPPRRARVAKYRAKFDPRVTAKYDIKALIGRGSFSRVVRVEHRATRQPYAIKMIETKYREGREVCESELRVLRRVRHANIIQLVEVFETQERVYMVMELATGGELFDRIIAKGSFTERDATRVLQMVLDGVRYLHALGITHRDLKPENLLYYHPGTDSKIIITDFGLASARKKGDDCLMKTTCGTPEYIAPEVLVRKPYTNSVDMWALGVIAYILLSGTMPFEDDNRTRLYRQILRGKYSYSGEPWPSVSNLAKDFIDRLLTVDPGARMTALQALRHPWVVSMAASSSMKNLHRSISQNLLKRASSRCQSTKSAQSTRSSRSTRSNKSRRVRERELRELNLRYQQQYNG
- the PSKH1 gene encoding serine/threonine-protein kinase H1 isoform X2, which gives rise to MGCGTSKVLPEPPKDVQLDLVKKVEPFSGTKSDVYKHFITEVDSVGPLKAGFPEASQGANPCPGAPTTGHTEPPSEPPRRARVAKYRAKFDPRVTAKYDIKALIGRGSFSRVVRVEHRATRQPYAIKMIETKYREGREVCESELRVLRRVRHANIIQLVEVFETQERVYMVMELATGGELFDRIIAKGSFTERDATRVLQMVLDGVRYLHALGITHRDLKPENLLYYHPGTDSKIIITDFGLASARKKGDDCLMKTTCGTPEYIAPEVLVRKPYTNSVDMWALGVIAYILLSGTMPFEDDNRTRLYRQILRGKYSYSGEELGRPREEIPPPSAESSGLGGVCLGYFLGKDTLSLDQAL